GGCGAGCGGTTCGTCAAGCAGCAGCAATTCCGGCGCCGTCAGCAGCGCCCGGCCAATCGCCACGCGCTGTTTTTCACCGCCCGAGAGGGTCCCCGGCAAACGGTCGAGCAGCGGCTCGATGCCGAGCAGCGTCACCAGTTTGTCAAACTGCGCCGCCATCTCTTTCGCCATGCCATATTTCAGGTTGCCGCGCACGTTGTAGTGCGGGAAGAGCCGCGCATCCTGAAAGACATAACCGACGCGGCGTTTTTCCGGCGGCAGAAAAGTGTCGGTTTCGGTGTCGCTCAGCACGCGATCGTTTAAGACGATGCGCCCGTGCTGCGGGCGGGTCAGGCCGCTAATGGCGTTAATCAGCGAGGTTTTGCCCGCGCCCGACACGCCAAACACGGCGGTAATGCCGCTCCCCGGCAGAGTTTCGTTAACCGTCAGGCGATGCTTGCCGAGCACCTGGGTGAAATTGAGTTCCAGCATCAGGATGCCCCCAGACGGCGGCGGCTCTGGCGCGCCAGCCATTCAGAAAACATCAGCGAGCAGAGCGCCAGCACAATGGCGATAACGCACAGGCGCGCGGCGGCACCCTCGCCGCCCGGCGTCTGGATAAGCGTATACATCGCCGACGGCAGCGTGCGGGTTTCGCCAGGAATATTGGAAACAAAGGTAATGGTCGCGCCGAACTCACCGAGCGAGCGGGCAAAGGCCAGCACGGTGCCGACGATAATGCCGGGCAGCATCAGGGGCAGCGTGATAGTGAAAAAGACGCGCCAGCGGCCGGCACCGAGCGTACGGGCCGCGGCCTCAAGACGGATATCGACCGCCTCCAGCGAAAGGCGAATGGCGCGCACCATCAGCGGAAACGCCATCACCGCCGAGGCGAGCACCGCCCCGCGCCAGGTAAACGCGAGCGTGATGCCGAAGAGATCGTAAAGCCATTCGCCTATCAGACCGCGACGGCCAAACACCACCAGCAGCAGATAACCGACCACTACGGGCGGCAGCACCAGCGGCAGATGAACCACGCCGTCCAGAAGCGTTTTGCCCGGGAAGGTGCAGCGCACCAGCACCCAGGCGAGAAGAACCCCGAAGGGCAAACTGATAACTACCGCAAGCGTAGAGACTTTGAGGCTAAGCAGTACCGCCTGCCATTCGGGTTCCGTCAACATCATTGGCTGGTTGTAAATCCGTATCGTTTAAACACTGCGGCAGCTTCCGGGCCTTGCAGATAGTGGTAAAACGCGCTGACCGTCGGGTTGTTATGCCCGTCGATGATCGCCAGCGGGTATTCCACTTTCTGATGGGAATCCTCCGGGAAGGTGCCAACCACTTTCACACCGTGGCTTGCCACGGCGTCAGAACCATACACGATGCCCAGCGGGGCTTCGTTGCGCTCCACCAGCGCCAGCGCGCCGCGCACATCTTCCGACGGCGCGAGTTGCACAGAGAGCGTCTCCCACGCGCCGAGTTTTTGCAACGCCTCTTTGGCGTAAATCCCGGCCGGCACATGCGCCGGATCGCCCACCGCCAGACGGCCGCCTTTCAGCAGGCTTTTCCAGTCGGTGCTGCGGTTAATCACGATATCGCCCTGCGCGCTTTTTGCCGGTGCCATCACCACAAGACTATTGCCGAGCAGCGTTTTACGGCTCTGTGCGTCAATCGTTTTTTTATCAGCGGCGTAATCCATCCACTTCTGATCGGCGGAGATAAAAATATCCGCAGGTGCCCCCGCTTCAATCTGGCGCGCGAGCGTGGAAGAGGACGCGAACGACGAGACCACTTTCACCTGATGCCCTTTGGCATAGTCTTTAGCGATATCCTGCAGCGCGTTAGTCAGCGACGCGGCGGCGAACACCGTTACCGTGTTGTCCTGCGCCAGAGACGCGCCAACTGCGCCCGCGCTTAAGGTGACGCCGAGCGCCAGTTTTAACCACAATTTTGCCATGAGAGAGTCCTTACCGTTTCGTTATATATTAAATAATATAACGCTGCGGACAGGGTTTTCCCAGTAATTATCTATCGGCAAAAAAAGCGGCGGCTTGAGGGTTCAGAAAGGAAAACGCCCGGCAAAGCCGGGCGCGGGGGGGAATCAGCGGTGCTGTTTAGACTGGTCTTTGTGACCGATGCCGGAGAAGATATTGAACACTTCACCGAGGCCCCAGATTAACCCCAGGATCACGGCCATCACCACCGGCACCATAATCACGGCAAATGCCAGACTTTTCAACAACTCGAACATGGTTGCCTCCTGAAAACAGTAAACCGTCATTCTAGCGGCATTGGCACGAAACATCCTGCCCTTTTGTGCCATTTGCGCCAACCCGCCGCTTTCCTTCACAATAGTCTTTTGCCCGGCTGGAGGCCACCATGCAGGCCGATATTCTCCTTACGCTTAAACTGCACGACAAAATTTTTGCCGACCCGCGACGCATCCATCTGCTGAAACAGGTGGCGCTGACGGGCTCCATCAGTCAGGGCGCGAAACTCGCGGGCATCAGCTATAAAAGCGCGTGGGACGCCATCAACGAGATGAACCAGCTTGGCGATAAACTCCTGGTGGAACGCGCCACCGGCGGCAAAGGCGGCGGCGGCGCGCAGGTGACGCCTTACGGCGAGCGGCTTATCGCACTCTACGATTTGCTGGGGCAGATCCAGCAAAAGGCGTTTGACGCGCTTTCTGACGACGCGCTGCCGCTGGACAGCCTGCTGGCCGCCATCGCCCGCTTCTCGCTGCAAACCAGCGCCCGCAATCAGTGGTTCGGCGAAGTCGTCAGCCGCGACGCCTGCCCGGTTCAGGAAACTATTGAGATTGCACTCGCCGGGAGCGGCACGCGGATCAACGCCGCGGTCACTACGCAGAGCGCCGAGCGGCTGGCGCTTTCGCCGGGCAAAGAGGTGCTGGCGCTCGTTAAAGCGCCGTGGGTGCATCTCACCCGCGATCCGCAGGAGGCCGCCCATGCCGATAACCAGCTCGCCGGCACCATCAGCCATATCGCCCGTACCCCGCAGCACTGTGAAATTCTCCTGACGCTGCATGACGGGCAGACGCTCTGCGCCACGCTGACGCCGGAAGCCGCGCAGGCGTTAGACCCGCAGGAAGGCCTGCCGGTGACGGCCTGGTTTAACGCCGACAGCGTGATCGTCGCCACCCTCTGTTAGCACGCGACGTTGACATTGCGCCGTGAAAAACGTATCCCTGTGGTTTTGCGCTGCAAAAAATGGGATACGGGATGACAACGTTGCAAATTATGCAAGGCACGTTTCGCATTGGCGATACGCGCGCGCTTCATATTGAGGATCTGACCATCCAGGCGGGCGAAAGCTGGGCGTTTGTCGGCGCTAACGGCAGCGGGAAATCGTCCCTTGCGCGGACGCTGGCGGGCGAACTCATCACAGAAAAAGGCGAGCGCGTTTGTCACTTCTCCCGCATCGCCCTGCTCTCGTTTGAACAGTTGCAAAAGCTGGTCAGCGCCGAGTGGCAGCGTAATAACACCGATTTGCTAAGCCCCGATGAAGACGACACCGGGCGTACCACCGCGCAGATTATTCAGGATGAAATCCATGACCCGGCGCGCTGCGCGGCGCTGGCGGCGCGTTTCGGCATCGACGCGCTGCTGGCGCGGCGATTTAAATATCTCTCCACCGGCGAAACCCGCAAAACACTGCTCTGCCAGGCGCTGATGTCGCAGCCCGATTTACTGATCCTCGACGAGCCGTTTGATGGCCTCGACGTCGCCTCACGCGAACAGCTCGCGCAGCTGCTTGGCGAGCTGAATGCGCAGGGCCTGACGCTGGTGCTCATTCTGAACCGCTTTGATGAAATCCCCGATTTTGTGCAGCACGCGGGCGTGGTGGCGGACTGCACGCTGGTGGAGACAGGCGATAAAGCCACGCTCCTGAACCAGGCGTTAGTGGCGCAACTGGCTCACAGCGAGCGATTGTCGGGCGTGCAACTGCCGGAGGCGGACGCCCCCGCGGCGCGCCACACGCTCAATGCCAGCGAGCCGCGCATTGTGCTGCGCAACGGTGTGGTCTCGTATAACGACCGCCCGGTCCTCAACAACCTGAGCTGGACGGTGCGCCCCGGCGAACACTGGCAAATCGTCGGCCCCAACGGCGCGGGGAAATCGACGCTGTTAAGCCTCGTGACGGGAGACCATCCGCAGGGCTACAGCAATGACCTGACGCTCTTTGGCCGCCGTCGCGGCAGCGGCGAAACCATCTGGGATATCAAAAAGCATATCGGTTATGTGAGCAGCAGCCTGCATCTCGATTACCGCGTCAGCGCCTCGGTGCGCAGCGTGATCCTTTCCGGTTATTTCGACTCCATCGGCATTTATCAGGCCGTCTCGGACCGCCAGCAGCAGCTGACGCGCGAGTGGCTCGATATTCTCGGCATGGACGACGCCACCGCCGACGCGCCGTTTCACAGCCTCTCCTGGGGCCAGCAGCGGCTGGCGCTGATTGTACGCGCGCTGGTAAAACACCCGACGCTGCTGATCCTGGATGAGCCGTTGCAGGGACTCGACCCGCTGAACCGCCAGCTGGTGCGCCGTTTTGTGGATGTGTTGATTAGCGAAGGCGAAACGCAGCTGCTGTTTGTCTCGCACCACGCCGAAGACGCGCCGCAGTGCATGACCCACCGTTTAACCTTCATTCCTGACGGCGACAGCTACCGTTATCAGTTCGATACGCTGCGTTAACGCAGCGTTGTTACGCGGGCCGGGCGTTTCCCTGCCCGCGCCCCGCTGTCACTTTCAGATTACCTGCAAATGCGCGCTTCGCGTTTTGTTTTACAATGGCTTAGCGTTGTGAGCCAGATGAGTGAAAAGCAGTGTAAACGATTCCACTAATTTATCCCATGTCACACTTTTTAGCGCTCTGTTATGCTATGGTTAATACATACCATAAGCGTAATGGAGCCAAATATGCGAGTTCTGGTAACAGGTGGTAGCGGTTACATCGGAAGTCATACTTGTGTACAGCTGCTGCAAAACAATCACGATGTCGTCATTCTTGATAACCTCTGCAACAGCAAGCGCAGCGTTCTGCCGGTGATTGAGCGTCTGGGCGGTAAAGCCGCGACGTTTATCGATGGCGATATCCGCGATGAAGCGCTGCTGCGCGAGATTTTCCACGACTACGCCA
The genomic region above belongs to Cronobacter malonaticus LMG 23826 and contains:
- the modB gene encoding molybdate ABC transporter permease subunit; this translates as MMLTEPEWQAVLLSLKVSTLAVVISLPFGVLLAWVLVRCTFPGKTLLDGVVHLPLVLPPVVVGYLLLVVFGRRGLIGEWLYDLFGITLAFTWRGAVLASAVMAFPLMVRAIRLSLEAVDIRLEAAARTLGAGRWRVFFTITLPLMLPGIIVGTVLAFARSLGEFGATITFVSNIPGETRTLPSAMYTLIQTPGGEGAAARLCVIAIVLALCSLMFSEWLARQSRRRLGAS
- the modA gene encoding molybdate ABC transporter substrate-binding protein gives rise to the protein MAKLWLKLALGVTLSAGAVGASLAQDNTVTVFAAASLTNALQDIAKDYAKGHQVKVVSSFASSSTLARQIEAGAPADIFISADQKWMDYAADKKTIDAQSRKTLLGNSLVVMAPAKSAQGDIVINRSTDWKSLLKGGRLAVGDPAHVPAGIYAKEALQKLGAWETLSVQLAPSEDVRGALALVERNEAPLGIVYGSDAVASHGVKVVGTFPEDSHQKVEYPLAIIDGHNNPTVSAFYHYLQGPEAAAVFKRYGFTTSQ
- a CDS encoding AcrZ family multidrug efflux pump-associated protein codes for the protein MFELLKSLAFAVIMVPVVMAVILGLIWGLGEVFNIFSGIGHKDQSKQHR
- the modE gene encoding molybdenum-dependent transcriptional regulator — translated: MQADILLTLKLHDKIFADPRRIHLLKQVALTGSISQGAKLAGISYKSAWDAINEMNQLGDKLLVERATGGKGGGGAQVTPYGERLIALYDLLGQIQQKAFDALSDDALPLDSLLAAIARFSLQTSARNQWFGEVVSRDACPVQETIEIALAGSGTRINAAVTTQSAERLALSPGKEVLALVKAPWVHLTRDPQEAAHADNQLAGTISHIARTPQHCEILLTLHDGQTLCATLTPEAAQALDPQEGLPVTAWFNADSVIVATLC
- the modF gene encoding molybdate ABC transporter ATP-binding protein ModF; this encodes MTTLQIMQGTFRIGDTRALHIEDLTIQAGESWAFVGANGSGKSSLARTLAGELITEKGERVCHFSRIALLSFEQLQKLVSAEWQRNNTDLLSPDEDDTGRTTAQIIQDEIHDPARCAALAARFGIDALLARRFKYLSTGETRKTLLCQALMSQPDLLILDEPFDGLDVASREQLAQLLGELNAQGLTLVLILNRFDEIPDFVQHAGVVADCTLVETGDKATLLNQALVAQLAHSERLSGVQLPEADAPAARHTLNASEPRIVLRNGVVSYNDRPVLNNLSWTVRPGEHWQIVGPNGAGKSTLLSLVTGDHPQGYSNDLTLFGRRRGSGETIWDIKKHIGYVSSSLHLDYRVSASVRSVILSGYFDSIGIYQAVSDRQQQLTREWLDILGMDDATADAPFHSLSWGQQRLALIVRALVKHPTLLILDEPLQGLDPLNRQLVRRFVDVLISEGETQLLFVSHHAEDAPQCMTHRLTFIPDGDSYRYQFDTLR